A window of Solea senegalensis isolate Sse05_10M unplaced genomic scaffold, IFAPA_SoseM_1 scf7180000015046, whole genome shotgun sequence contains these coding sequences:
- the LOC122761897 gene encoding uncharacterized protein LOC122761897 isoform X2, translating to MPRPPRNQLSPWIEKLILSYSSREQEEEGRGGRLKAHVIGVGEMSQSQAQNSDGLTGLLFLSDGFLQIPAVLTAAAWERLQEQEDRECFASLLNATACIHDYQLRFHMTSEQTRCRFFLSVGELATTAAGPVRDNTPCCTTASSVRLKICETWRALLSEEAEPESQRSQCGFDLSELLGEWQHDCVQAVLDDVRDRLAVAGGGSVSPQPSTSSYAPLPTLAATGWDVDRLRFKGVERFTVPVKCLLVPEDGARQPRTSSHTVDTRTHSRPEPAAAERVCGADEIPPLPVDDVTRHVIESDVTLLSNPWDIFPPPCTSSSSEASPDASTTNAEAKSRPGHAVTATSARLPVHIAKESQPTSAQSKDFSDFPPYQKPPHSTGPVSTPASLALPFVSPPEPAEVSPPAGKPSASDQETCEETTHRKAKRKRSEAAAEAQTSVEPPSWLVDTQAGSEDGGSHRNGHSVSSMWRKTPSMHSSGRPFSYTYQVTGQNLQDFSGFTVSKSLLHWAVKYLLPKQEPVTSDPGRGHVTVGSTG from the exons ATGCCCCGACCTCCTCGAAACCAGTTGTCTCCATGGATAGAGAAGCTGATCCTGAGCTACAGCAGccgggagcaggaggaggaggggaggggcgGGCGGCTGAAGGCTCACGTCATCGGTGTGGGTGAGATGTCTCAGTCTCAGGCTCAGAACTCTGACGGCCTCACTGGGCTCCTCTTCCTGTCGGACGGTTTCCTCCAGATCCCCGCCGTCCTCACCGCCGCGGCCTGGGAGCgtctgcaggagcaggaggaccgCGAGTGTTTCGCCAGCCTCCTCAACGCCACTGCGTGCATCCACGACTACCAGCTCCGGTTCCACATGACGTCCGAGCAGACCAGGTGCCGCTTCTTCCTCTCGGTGGGAGAGCTCGCCACGACCGCCGCCGGTCCGGTCAGAGACAACACGCCGTGCTGCACGACCGCGTCCTCTGTGCGGCTGAAGATCTGCGAGACGTGGCGGGCGCTACTGAGTGAGGAGGCGGAGCCAGAGTCTCAGAGGAGTCAGTGTGGGTTTGATCTGTCCGAGCTGCTCGGCGAGTGGCAGCACGACTGTGTCCAGGCCGTGCTGGACGACGTGCGGGACAGGCTGGCGGTGGCAGGTGGGGGCTCTGTGAGCCCGCAGCCCTCCACCTCCTCGTACGCGCCACTGCCGACTCTCGCCGCCACGGGCTGGGACGTGGACAGGCTCAGATTTAAAGGAGTGGAGCGCTTCACTGTCCCCGTGAAGTGTCTCCTCGTCCCAGAGGACGGAGCTCGGCAGCCACGGACGTCGTCGCACACCGTGGACACGCGCACACATTCACGTCCAGA ACcggcagctgcagagagagtcTGTGGTGCAGACGAGATCCCGCCTCTTCCTGTGGACGACGTGACGCGGCACGTAATTGAGAGCGATGTCACGCTTTTGTCAAATCCCTGGGACATTTTCCCCCCACCGTgcacgtcctcctcctctgaggcTTCACCAGACGCCTCAACAACAAATGCTGAAGCTAAATCCAGACCCGGTCACGCCGTCACGGCAACCAGCGCTCGGCTTCCTGTCCACATCGCCAAGGAATCCCAGCCGACGTCAGCGCAGAGCAAAGACTTTAGCGACTTCCCGCCGTACCAGAAACCACCACATTCCACCGGCCCCGTCTCCACGCCTGCTTCTTTGGCGTTGCCTTTCGTGAGTCCACCGGAACCCGCGGAGGTGTCGCCCCCTGCAGGCAAGCCTTCTGCTTCAGACCAGGAGACGTGTGAGGAGACCACACACAGAAAGGcgaagaggaagagaagtgaGGCTGCAGCTGAAGCTCAGACCAGCGTGGAGCCGCCATCTTGGCTCGTTGACACGCAGGCAGGCTCAGAAGACGGCGGCAGCCACAGAAACGGccacagtgtgagcagcatgtggaggaaaactcccagcatgcacagCAGCGGCAGACCGTTCTCCTACACGTACCAGGTGACCGGACAGAACCTGCAGGACTTCAGTGGCTTCACGGTGTCCAAGTCTTTGCTGCACTGGGCCGTCAAATATCTGCTTCCAAAGCAGGAGcccgtgacctctgaccccggcCGAGGTCACGTCACTGTGGGCTCAACAGGTTAA
- the LOC122761897 gene encoding uncharacterized protein LOC122761897 isoform X1 — protein sequence MPRPPRNQLSPWIEKLILSYSSREQEEEGRGGRLKAHVIGVGEMSQSQAQNSDGLTGLLFLSDGFLQIPAVLTAAAWERLQEQEDRECFASLLNATACIHDYQLRFHMTSEQTRCRFFLSVGELATTAAGPVRDNTPCCTTASSVRLKICETWRALLSEEAEPESQRSQCGFDLSELLGEWQHDCVQAVLDDVRDRLAVAGGGSVSPQPSTSSYAPLPTLAATGWDVDRLRFKGVERFTVPVKCLLVPEDGARQPRTSSHTVDTRTHSRPEPAPLSVDVAAWRIPAPAAAERVCGADEIPPLPVDDVTRHVIESDVTLLSNPWDIFPPPCTSSSSEASPDASTTNAEAKSRPGHAVTATSARLPVHIAKESQPTSAQSKDFSDFPPYQKPPHSTGPVSTPASLALPFVSPPEPAEVSPPAGKPSASDQETCEETTHRKAKRKRSEAAAEAQTSVEPPSWLVDTQAGSEDGGSHRNGHSVSSMWRKTPSMHSSGRPFSYTYQVTGQNLQDFSGFTVSKSLLHWAVKYLLPKQEPVTSDPGRGHVTVGSTG from the coding sequence ATGCCCCGACCTCCTCGAAACCAGTTGTCTCCATGGATAGAGAAGCTGATCCTGAGCTACAGCAGccgggagcaggaggaggaggggaggggcgGGCGGCTGAAGGCTCACGTCATCGGTGTGGGTGAGATGTCTCAGTCTCAGGCTCAGAACTCTGACGGCCTCACTGGGCTCCTCTTCCTGTCGGACGGTTTCCTCCAGATCCCCGCCGTCCTCACCGCCGCGGCCTGGGAGCgtctgcaggagcaggaggaccgCGAGTGTTTCGCCAGCCTCCTCAACGCCACTGCGTGCATCCACGACTACCAGCTCCGGTTCCACATGACGTCCGAGCAGACCAGGTGCCGCTTCTTCCTCTCGGTGGGAGAGCTCGCCACGACCGCCGCCGGTCCGGTCAGAGACAACACGCCGTGCTGCACGACCGCGTCCTCTGTGCGGCTGAAGATCTGCGAGACGTGGCGGGCGCTACTGAGTGAGGAGGCGGAGCCAGAGTCTCAGAGGAGTCAGTGTGGGTTTGATCTGTCCGAGCTGCTCGGCGAGTGGCAGCACGACTGTGTCCAGGCCGTGCTGGACGACGTGCGGGACAGGCTGGCGGTGGCAGGTGGGGGCTCTGTGAGCCCGCAGCCCTCCACCTCCTCGTACGCGCCACTGCCGACTCTCGCCGCCACGGGCTGGGACGTGGACAGGCTCAGATTTAAAGGAGTGGAGCGCTTCACTGTCCCCGTGAAGTGTCTCCTCGTCCCAGAGGACGGAGCTCGGCAGCCACGGACGTCGTCGCACACCGTGGACACGCGCACACATTCACGTCCAGAACCCGCACCGCTGTCCGTAGATGTCGCAGCGTGGCGAATACCTGCACcggcagctgcagagagagtcTGTGGTGCAGACGAGATCCCGCCTCTTCCTGTGGACGACGTGACGCGGCACGTAATTGAGAGCGATGTCACGCTTTTGTCAAATCCCTGGGACATTTTCCCCCCACCGTgcacgtcctcctcctctgaggcTTCACCAGACGCCTCAACAACAAATGCTGAAGCTAAATCCAGACCCGGTCACGCCGTCACGGCAACCAGCGCTCGGCTTCCTGTCCACATCGCCAAGGAATCCCAGCCGACGTCAGCGCAGAGCAAAGACTTTAGCGACTTCCCGCCGTACCAGAAACCACCACATTCCACCGGCCCCGTCTCCACGCCTGCTTCTTTGGCGTTGCCTTTCGTGAGTCCACCGGAACCCGCGGAGGTGTCGCCCCCTGCAGGCAAGCCTTCTGCTTCAGACCAGGAGACGTGTGAGGAGACCACACACAGAAAGGcgaagaggaagagaagtgaGGCTGCAGCTGAAGCTCAGACCAGCGTGGAGCCGCCATCTTGGCTCGTTGACACGCAGGCAGGCTCAGAAGACGGCGGCAGCCACAGAAACGGccacagtgtgagcagcatgtggaggaaaactcccagcatgcacagCAGCGGCAGACCGTTCTCCTACACGTACCAGGTGACCGGACAGAACCTGCAGGACTTCAGTGGCTTCACGGTGTCCAAGTCTTTGCTGCACTGGGCCGTCAAATATCTGCTTCCAAAGCAGGAGcccgtgacctctgaccccggcCGAGGTCACGTCACTGTGGGCTCAACAGGTTAA